A genomic stretch from Serratia entomophila includes:
- the pepA gene encoding leucyl aminopeptidase, which produces MEFSVKSGSPEKQRSACIVVGVFEPRRLSPIAEQLDKISDGYISALLRRGELEGKVGQTLLLHHVPNILSERILLIGCGKERELDERQYKQVIQKTINTLNDTGSMEAVCFLTELHVKGRNTYWKVRQAVETAKETLYTFDQLKSNKVEPRRPLRKMVFNVPTRRELTSGERAIQHGLAVASGIKAAKDLGNMPPNICNAGYLASQARQLADAFSTNITTRVIGEQQMKELGMNAYLAVGAGSQNESLMSVMEYKGNPNPDAKPIVLVGKGLTFDSGGISIKPAEGMDEMKYDMCGAATVYGVMRVVAELNLPLNVIGVLAGCENMPGGRAYRPGDVLTTMSGQTVEVLNTDAEGRLVLCDTLTYVERFDPELVIDIATLTGACVIALGHHITGLMSNHNPLAHELIGASEQAGDRAWRLPMADEYYEQLDSNFADMANIGGRPGGAITAACFLSRFTRKYSWAHLDIAGTAWRSGKAKGATGRPVALLSQFLLNRAGLNGDD; this is translated from the coding sequence ATGGAGTTCAGTGTAAAAAGCGGTAGCCCGGAAAAACAGCGCAGCGCCTGTATTGTAGTCGGTGTTTTCGAACCGCGCCGCCTGTCACCTATCGCAGAACAACTCGACAAAATCAGTGATGGTTATATCAGCGCATTGCTGCGCCGCGGCGAACTGGAAGGCAAAGTCGGGCAGACGTTATTGCTGCACCATGTGCCTAACATTCTCTCTGAACGCATCCTGCTGATCGGCTGCGGCAAAGAGCGCGAGCTCGATGAACGCCAGTACAAGCAGGTGATTCAGAAAACCATCAATACCCTCAACGATACCGGCTCCATGGAAGCGGTCTGCTTCCTCACCGAGCTGCACGTGAAAGGCCGCAACACCTACTGGAAGGTGCGTCAGGCGGTAGAAACCGCCAAAGAGACGCTCTACACCTTCGATCAGCTGAAAAGCAACAAGGTCGAGCCGCGCCGCCCGCTGCGCAAAATGGTGTTCAACGTGCCGACCCGCCGCGAGCTCACCAGCGGCGAACGCGCCATCCAGCACGGCCTGGCGGTGGCTTCCGGCATCAAGGCGGCCAAAGATCTCGGCAACATGCCGCCGAACATCTGCAACGCCGGTTACCTGGCCTCGCAGGCGCGCCAGCTGGCGGACGCCTTCAGCACCAACATCACCACCCGCGTCATCGGCGAACAGCAGATGAAAGAGCTGGGGATGAACGCCTATCTGGCGGTTGGCGCAGGTTCGCAGAACGAATCATTGATGTCGGTGATGGAATATAAGGGCAACCCAAACCCGGACGCTAAGCCGATCGTGCTGGTGGGTAAAGGCCTGACCTTCGATTCCGGCGGCATCTCGATCAAACCTGCCGAAGGCATGGACGAGATGAAGTACGACATGTGCGGCGCCGCGACGGTGTACGGCGTGATGCGCGTGGTGGCGGAGCTGAACCTGCCGCTGAACGTGATCGGCGTGCTGGCCGGCTGTGAGAACATGCCGGGCGGCCGCGCCTATCGCCCGGGCGACGTGCTGACCACCATGTCCGGCCAGACCGTCGAGGTGCTGAACACCGACGCCGAAGGCCGCCTGGTGCTGTGCGACACCCTGACCTACGTCGAGCGCTTCGATCCGGAGCTGGTGATCGACATCGCCACCCTGACCGGCGCCTGCGTGATCGCCCTGGGCCACCACATCACCGGCCTGATGTCGAACCACAACCCGCTGGCGCACGAGCTGATCGGCGCCTCCGAGCAGGCCGGCGACCGCGCGTGGCGCCTGCCGATGGCCGACGAATACTACGAGCAGCTGGACTCCAACTTCGCCGATATGGCAAACATCGGCGGCCGTCCGGGCGGGGCTATCACCGCAGCCTGCTTCCTGTCGCGCTTCACCCGCAAGTACAGCTGGGCGCACCTGGACATCGCCGGCACCGCCTGGCGCTCCGGCAAGGCCAAAGGCGCCACCGGCCGCCCGGTCGCGCTGCTGTCGCAGTTCTTGCTCAACCGTGCAGGACTGAACGGCGACGATTAA
- a CDS encoding valine--tRNA ligase, with translation MEKTNSQLDTAYDPKQIEQKLYDHWEGQGYFKPNGDTSQESFCIMIPPPNVTGSLHMGHAFQQTIMDTMIRYQRMQGKNTLWQAGTDHAGIATQMVVERKIAAEEGKTRHDYGRDAFIEKIWQWKAESGGTITRQMRRLGNSVDWERERFTMDEGLSNAVREVFVRLHKEDLIYRGKRLVNWDPKLRTAISDLEVENRESKGSMWHLRYPLADGAKTAEGKDYLVVATTRPETVLGDTGVAVNPEDPRYKDLIGKEIILPLVGRRIRIVGDEHADMEKGTGCVKITPAHDFNDYEVGKRHGLPMINILTFDGDIRQQAEVFNTLGEVCADYCSEIPAEFRGLERFAARKAVVAAFEQQGLLEEIKPHDLTVPYGDRGGVVIEPMLTDQWYVRTAPLAKVAVEAVEQGDIQFVPKQYENMYFSWMRDIQDWCISRQLWWGHRIPAWYDVNGKVYVGRSEEEVRSENNLGADVALTQDEDVLDTWFSSGLWTFSTLGWPEQTEALKTFHPTSVMVSGFDIIFFWIARMIMLTMHFIKDENGKPQVPFKTVYMTGLIRDDEGQKMSKSKGNVIDPLDMVDGISLEDLLEKRTGNMMQPQLAEKIRKRTEKQFPNGIEPHGTDALRFTLAALASTGRDINWDMKRLEGYRNFCNKLWNASRFVLMNTEEHDCGFNGGEKVLSLADRWILAEFNRTVKAYREALDTYRFDLAANILYEFTWNQFCDWYLELTKPVVSNGSEAEQRGTRHTLITVLEALLRLAHPIIPFITETIWQRVKPLTGAAADTIMLQPFPAYDAALEDEQALNDLEWIKQAITAVRNIRAEMNIAPSKQLDVLLRNCSADAQRRLQENQSFIARLARLSSIAPLPAGEKGPVSVTKLVDGAELLIPMAGFIDKDAEIARLAKEMGKLDAEIAAIEGKLANEGFVARAPEVVVAKERERLAACKEGKVKLQEQQATIAAL, from the coding sequence ATGGAAAAGACAAACAGTCAGCTCGACACCGCATACGACCCAAAACAGATCGAACAGAAGCTGTACGATCACTGGGAAGGCCAGGGTTACTTCAAGCCGAACGGCGACACCAGCCAGGAAAGCTTCTGCATCATGATCCCGCCGCCGAACGTCACCGGCAGCCTGCACATGGGCCACGCGTTCCAGCAGACCATCATGGACACCATGATCCGCTACCAGCGCATGCAGGGTAAAAACACCCTGTGGCAGGCCGGTACCGACCACGCCGGCATCGCCACCCAGATGGTGGTGGAGCGCAAGATCGCCGCGGAAGAAGGCAAAACCCGCCACGACTACGGCCGCGATGCGTTCATCGAAAAAATCTGGCAGTGGAAAGCGGAATCCGGCGGCACCATCACCCGCCAGATGCGCCGCCTCGGCAACTCCGTGGACTGGGAGCGCGAGCGCTTCACCATGGACGAAGGCCTGTCGAACGCGGTGCGCGAAGTGTTTGTCCGTCTGCACAAAGAAGACCTGATCTACCGCGGCAAGCGCCTGGTGAACTGGGATCCTAAACTGCGCACCGCCATCTCCGATCTGGAAGTGGAAAACCGCGAGTCCAAAGGCTCCATGTGGCACCTGCGCTACCCGCTGGCCGACGGCGCCAAAACCGCCGAGGGCAAAGACTATCTGGTGGTGGCCACCACCCGTCCGGAAACCGTGCTGGGCGATACCGGCGTGGCGGTCAACCCGGAAGATCCGCGTTACAAAGACCTGATTGGCAAAGAGATCATTCTGCCGCTGGTCGGCCGCCGCATCCGCATCGTCGGCGACGAGCACGCCGACATGGAAAAGGGCACCGGCTGCGTGAAGATCACCCCGGCGCACGACTTTAACGACTACGAAGTCGGTAAACGTCACGGCCTGCCGATGATCAACATCCTGACCTTCGACGGCGATATCCGCCAGCAAGCCGAGGTGTTCAACACCCTGGGCGAAGTCTGCGCCGACTACTGCAGCGAGATCCCGGCCGAGTTCCGCGGCCTGGAGCGCTTCGCCGCGCGTAAGGCGGTGGTTGCCGCCTTCGAGCAGCAGGGCCTGCTGGAAGAGATCAAACCGCACGACCTGACGGTGCCCTACGGCGACCGCGGCGGCGTGGTGATCGAGCCGATGCTGACCGACCAATGGTACGTGCGCACCGCGCCGCTGGCCAAAGTGGCGGTGGAAGCGGTCGAGCAAGGCGACATTCAGTTCGTGCCGAAGCAGTACGAAAACATGTACTTCAGCTGGATGCGCGACATTCAGGACTGGTGCATCTCGCGCCAGCTGTGGTGGGGCCACCGCATTCCGGCCTGGTACGACGTGAACGGCAAGGTCTACGTCGGCCGCAGCGAGGAAGAAGTGCGCAGCGAGAACAACCTGGGCGCCGACGTGGCGCTGACCCAGGACGAAGACGTGCTGGACACCTGGTTCTCCTCCGGCCTGTGGACCTTCTCCACCCTGGGCTGGCCGGAGCAGACCGAAGCGCTGAAAACCTTCCACCCGACCAGCGTGATGGTCAGCGGCTTCGACATCATCTTCTTCTGGATCGCGCGCATGATCATGCTGACCATGCACTTCATCAAGGATGAAAACGGCAAGCCGCAGGTGCCGTTCAAGACCGTCTACATGACCGGCCTGATCCGCGACGACGAAGGCCAGAAGATGTCCAAGTCCAAGGGCAACGTCATCGATCCGCTGGACATGGTCGACGGCATCTCGCTGGAAGATCTGCTGGAAAAACGCACCGGCAACATGATGCAGCCGCAGCTGGCGGAGAAAATCCGCAAGCGCACCGAGAAGCAGTTCCCGAACGGCATCGAGCCGCACGGCACCGACGCCCTGCGCTTCACCCTGGCGGCGCTGGCCTCGACCGGCCGCGACATCAACTGGGACATGAAGCGCCTGGAAGGCTACCGCAACTTCTGCAACAAGCTGTGGAACGCCAGCCGCTTCGTGCTGATGAACACCGAAGAGCATGACTGCGGCTTCAACGGCGGCGAGAAAGTGCTGTCGCTGGCGGACCGCTGGATCCTGGCCGAATTCAACCGCACGGTGAAAGCCTACCGCGAAGCGCTGGACACCTACCGCTTCGACCTGGCGGCCAACATCCTGTACGAATTCACCTGGAACCAGTTCTGCGACTGGTACCTGGAGCTGACCAAGCCGGTAGTGAGCAACGGCAGCGAAGCGGAACAGCGCGGCACCCGCCACACGCTGATCACCGTGCTGGAAGCGTTGCTGCGTCTGGCGCACCCGATCATTCCGTTCATCACCGAGACCATCTGGCAGCGCGTGAAGCCGCTGACCGGCGCCGCCGCAGACACCATCATGCTGCAGCCGTTCCCGGCCTACGACGCCGCGCTGGAAGACGAGCAGGCGCTGAACGATCTGGAGTGGATCAAGCAGGCGATCACCGCGGTGCGCAACATCCGCGCCGAGATGAACATCGCGCCGAGCAAGCAGCTGGACGTGCTGCTGCGCAACTGCAGCGCCGACGCCCAGCGCCGCCTGCAGGAAAACCAGAGCTTTATCGCCCGCCTGGCGCGCCTGTCTTCCATCGCGCCGCTGCCGGCCGGTGAAAAAGGCCCGGTGTCCGTCACCAAACTGGTGGACGGCGCCGAGCTGCTGATCCCGATGGCCGGCTTTATCGACAAAGACGCCGAGATCGCGCGTCTGGCGAAAGAGATGGGCAAGCTGGATGCGGAAATCGCCGCCATCGAAGGCAAACTGGCCAACGAAGGCTTCGTGGCGCGCGCGCCGGAAGTGGTAGTCGCCAAAGAGCGCGAACGTCTGGCGGCCTGCAAAGAAGGCAAGGTGAAGCTGCAGGAACAGCAGGCGACCATCGCCGCGCTGTAA
- the lptF gene encoding LPS export ABC transporter permease LptF, whose product MIIIRYLVRETLKSQIAILFILLLIFFCQNLVRVLGDAVDGDVPTNLVLSLLALGVPKMAQLILPLSLFLGLLMTLGRLYTESEITVMHACGLGKRTLIIAAMILALLTSAVAAVNVFWAGPVASRYQDVVLSEAKANPSIAGLAEGQFKPSQDGNAVLFIGNVKGSTFNDVFLAQLRPNGNQRPSVVVAEHGNINQLKDGSQVVTLDKGTRFEGTALLRDFRITDFNDYKAVIGHRTVAVDNSQAEQMSMKTLWGSDDPDARAEFHWRLTLVVSVVLMALLVVPLSVVNPRQGRVLSMLPAILLYLIFFLLQTSLRSNAGKGKLDPMIWLWAVNAVYFVIALALNLWDTVPMRKLRARLRGAA is encoded by the coding sequence GTGATCATCATAAGATATCTGGTACGGGAAACGCTGAAGAGCCAAATCGCCATCCTGTTCATCCTGCTTCTGATCTTCTTTTGTCAGAACCTGGTCAGGGTGTTGGGCGATGCGGTGGACGGCGATGTCCCGACAAACTTAGTACTTTCTCTGCTCGCATTAGGTGTGCCGAAGATGGCGCAGCTAATCCTGCCTTTAAGCCTGTTCCTCGGCTTGTTGATGACGCTTGGGCGGTTGTATACCGAAAGCGAAATCACCGTTATGCACGCCTGCGGGCTGGGCAAACGCACCCTGATTATCGCCGCCATGATACTGGCGCTGCTCACCTCCGCGGTTGCCGCGGTGAACGTGTTTTGGGCCGGGCCGGTGGCTTCGCGCTATCAGGACGTGGTGCTGAGCGAAGCGAAGGCCAACCCGAGCATCGCCGGGCTGGCGGAAGGGCAGTTCAAGCCTTCGCAGGACGGCAACGCGGTGCTGTTCATCGGCAACGTGAAGGGCAGCACCTTCAATGACGTGTTCCTGGCGCAGCTGCGGCCGAACGGCAACCAGCGCCCTTCGGTGGTGGTGGCCGAGCACGGCAACATCAATCAGCTGAAGGACGGCTCGCAGGTGGTGACGCTCGACAAGGGCACCCGCTTCGAGGGCACCGCGCTGCTGCGCGACTTCCGCATTACCGACTTCAACGACTACAAGGCGGTGATTGGCCACCGCACGGTGGCGGTGGATAACAGCCAGGCCGAACAGATGTCGATGAAGACGCTGTGGGGATCCGACGATCCGGACGCGCGCGCCGAGTTCCACTGGCGCCTGACGCTGGTGGTCTCCGTGGTGCTGATGGCGCTGCTGGTGGTGCCGCTCAGCGTGGTGAACCCGCGCCAGGGCCGCGTGCTGAGCATGCTGCCGGCCATCCTGCTGTATTTGATTTTCTTCCTGCTGCAGACCTCGCTGCGTTCCAACGCCGGCAAGGGCAAGCTGGACCCGATGATCTGGCTGTGGGCGGTTAACGCCGTTTACTTCGTCATCGCGCTGGCGCTGAACCTGTGGGATACCGTGCCGATGCGCAAGCTGCGCGCACGCCTGAGAGGAGCCGCCTGA
- the lptG gene encoding LPS export ABC transporter permease LptG: MFGVLDRYIGKTIFNTIIMTLFMLVSLSGIIKFVDQLRRVGQGDYSALGAGMFTLLSVPKDIETFFPMAALLGALLGLGQLATRSELVVMQASGFTRMQIAGSVMKTAIPLVLLTMAIGEWVAPQGDQMARNYRAQQMYGGSLLSTKSGLWAKDGNDFIYIERVSGEKELSGVNIYHFNDQRRLETVRYAATASFEGGVWKLSQVDTSDLTNEKQVTGTQTLTGEWKTNLTPDKLGVVALDPTSLSISGLHNYVKYLKQSGQEANRYQLNMWSKIFSPLSVAVMMLMALSFIFGPLRSVPMGIRVVTGISFGFLFYVLDQIFGPLSLVYNMPPVLGALLPSMLFLLISVYMLLKRR; encoded by the coding sequence ATGTTTGGCGTACTGGACCGTTATATCGGTAAAACGATTTTCAACACCATCATCATGACGTTGTTCATGCTGGTGTCGTTGTCCGGCATCATCAAGTTCGTCGATCAGCTGCGCAGAGTGGGCCAGGGCGATTACAGCGCGCTGGGCGCCGGCATGTTTACCCTGCTGAGCGTGCCGAAAGACATCGAGACCTTCTTCCCGATGGCGGCGCTGCTGGGCGCGCTGCTCGGCCTGGGCCAGCTGGCGACGCGCAGCGAGCTGGTGGTGATGCAGGCCTCCGGCTTTACCCGCATGCAGATCGCCGGCTCGGTGATGAAAACCGCCATTCCGCTGGTATTGCTGACCATGGCGATCGGCGAGTGGGTGGCGCCGCAGGGCGACCAGATGGCGCGCAACTACCGCGCGCAGCAGATGTACGGCGGTTCGCTGCTTTCCACCAAGAGCGGGCTGTGGGCGAAGGACGGCAACGACTTCATCTACATCGAGCGCGTCTCCGGCGAGAAAGAGCTTTCCGGCGTGAACATTTACCACTTCAACGACCAGCGCAGGCTGGAGACGGTGCGCTACGCCGCTACCGCCAGCTTTGAAGGCGGGGTGTGGAAGCTTTCGCAGGTGGATACCTCCGACCTGACCAACGAAAAACAGGTGACCGGCACCCAGACGCTGACCGGCGAATGGAAAACCAACCTGACCCCGGACAAGCTGGGCGTGGTGGCGCTGGATCCCACCTCGCTTTCCATCAGCGGGCTGCACAACTACGTGAAGTACCTGAAGCAGAGCGGCCAGGAGGCCAACCGCTACCAACTGAACATGTGGAGCAAAATCTTCTCGCCGCTTTCCGTGGCGGTGATGATGCTGATGGCGCTGTCGTTCATCTTCGGCCCGCTGCGCAGCGTGCCGATGGGCATCCGCGTGGTGACCGGCATCAGCTTCGGCTTCCTGTTCTACGTGCTGGACCAGATCTTCGGCCCGCTGAGCCTGGTGTATAACATGCCGCCGGTGCTGGGCGCGCTGCTGCCGAGCATGCTGTTCCTGTTGATTAGCGTGTATATGCTGCTGAAACGCCGGTAA
- a CDS encoding DNA polymerase III subunit chi, with protein MKQATFYLIEHAEPTGALSAHEAVACAVAAERWRAGKRVLIACESQEQAQRLDEALWQREPHQFVPHNLAGEGPHYGAPVELCWPGKRGNAPRDLLIALLPEFADFATAFHEVVDFVPYEDTLKQLARDRYKAYRSVGFHLTTATPPTH; from the coding sequence ATGAAGCAGGCAACGTTCTATCTTATCGAACACGCAGAACCGACGGGCGCGCTCAGCGCGCATGAAGCGGTGGCCTGCGCCGTCGCCGCCGAACGTTGGCGTGCCGGCAAGCGGGTGCTGATCGCCTGCGAGAGCCAGGAACAGGCCCAGCGGCTGGACGAAGCGCTGTGGCAGCGCGAACCCCACCAGTTCGTGCCGCACAACCTGGCCGGCGAGGGGCCGCACTACGGCGCCCCGGTGGAGCTGTGCTGGCCCGGCAAACGCGGCAACGCCCCGCGCGATCTGCTGATCGCCCTGCTGCCAGAGTTTGCAGATTTTGCTACCGCTTTCCATGAAGTGGTAGACTTCGTCCCTTACGAAGACACCCTGAAACAGTTGGCGCGCGACCGTTACAAAGCCTATCGCAGCGTCGGCTTCCATTTGACCACGGCTACGCCGCCAACTCACTGA